The Myxococcales bacterium genomic sequence TGAACCGACGTTGACCACGTCCCCATCGGGCACCTGAGAGGTCATGAGAGCGGCGAGCGCCCGTGCCGTGTCATCGACGAAGGTGAAGTCGCGTTCGGCCTCCAGGTTGCCGAGGCTCAAGCTCGGTCCGTTGCTGAGTTGCCGAATCAGCTCGGGAATCAGGTAGGGATGGGTTGCTCGCGGACCGAAACAGTTGAAGATTCTGGCGACCAACACGGGAAGCCCGTGCTCGAGGTAAAACGTGTGACAGAGCCGGTCCGCAGCAAGCTTTGCCACCGCGTAGGTGTTCACGGGGAGCAAGGCGGAACCTTCGTCGATCCTGTCCTCTTTCGTTTCGCCATACACCTCGGTCGACGAGACGTGAAGGACCCGCTTTATCCCTGCCTCCTTCGCTGCGCGCAGGACGTTCAGTGTGGTGATCAGGTTCCGATCGAAGAAGCGCTGCGGGAACTCGTAGGCCTCAGGGACGAACGTGTCGCCGATGCAGTTGAACACCAAATCGATCTCGTTCGCACGCAGCACCTTCGTGAGCTGAAACGGATCCATCGCGTCCCCTTCGACGTCGAGAACCTGAGGGACGCGTGGCAGATTCGCGGACGATCCCTTCGAGTAGTCGTCGAACGACACCACCCGGGCTCCGAGCTCAACCAGTACGCGCGTAAGTGCGGAGCCTACAAATCCTGCGCCCCCCGTGACCAGCGTCGTCTGCTCTGCCAGCTTCAACACGTCCTCCATGCGATGGCAGAGTACCGCCAGCCAGGTCTAGTCTGTCAAGCGTCGACACGAATTTGACTTGTCCATTTCGCGGAGCTTGGAGTAACCTCGCTGCAACAACTCGGAAGGGGACACATGGCGAGACGAAAGGGTTCAGGGGCGAAGCGAATCACAGCGGAGGGTGGCAAGGCAACGAGCCCA encodes the following:
- a CDS encoding GDP-mannose 4,6-dehydratase, which gives rise to MEDVLKLAEQTTLVTGGAGFVGSALTRVLVELGARVVSFDDYSKGSSANLPRVPQVLDVEGDAMDPFQLTKVLRANEIDLVFNCIGDTFVPEAYEFPQRFFDRNLITTLNVLRAAKEAGIKRVLHVSSTEVYGETKEDRIDEGSALLPVNTYAVAKLAADRLCHTFYLEHGLPVLVARIFNCFGPRATHPYLIPELIRQLSNGPSLSLGNLEAERDFTFVDDTARALAALMTSQVPDGDVVNVGSGHAHSVAGIVKRLAAIMGVKDVRVDVDPSRLRRHDIRRFCADNRKLRTFTNWEPLVSLDEGLSRTVAWFRDNGARWSWMPRD